In one window of Poriferisphaera corsica DNA:
- the ccoS gene encoding cbb3-type cytochrome oxidase assembly protein CcoS — MSVIYIVLPLALVLALIALVAFIWSVRGGQFDDLSTPSLRMLHDDEQLRQTGDTDEVESEDD, encoded by the coding sequence ATGTCAGTGATCTATATTGTTTTGCCATTGGCGTTGGTGCTCGCATTAATTGCATTGGTGGCGTTTATATGGTCGGTTAGAGGGGGTCAGTTTGATGATCTAAGTACACCCTCGCTAAGGATGCTGCATGACGATGAGCAGCTGCGGCAGACTGGTGATACTGACGAAGTTGAGAGCGAAGATGATTGA